CCGGTGAAGATCCCCTACCCGGCGGTCGCGAGAGCACTCGCGAAGATCACCCCGCATTTCACGCGAGCCTCGCGGGAACTGTCGCAGGCCGTGCCGGCCGGGGACCGCCCGCCGGGCGTTGCCGCCGAGCCTCCCGAAGAGCTGGTGCAGGCACTCCGTCGGTTTCTGAAGGCCGCGGAGGCCTGTCTGACCGAACCGGAGCCGTCGGAAGCCCGCACGGCGCTTCTCGAGGTGTATTTCCGCGCCACGGCATTCGTGCGAGTGGCCGAGACGTTCGATGAACATTTTGTCTGCTATACGGAAGTCGAGGGTCGTGACGTGCGGATCAGGCTGTTTTGCCTCGATCCGTCGGATCTGCTCGCCGAAGCCCTGAAGCGTGCCCGCAGCACCGTCTTCTTCTCCGCGACGCTGCTTCCCATGAAGTATTTCTTCGAGATCCTGGGCGGCAGGAAGGGCGGAAACATGCCGGACCGCATTCTGCGTCTTCCCTCTCCGTTCGATCCCGCGCGCCTCAGATTGATGGTGCTTCCGCAGATCCGGACCGAGTTTCGGGTGCGCGACCAAAGCTACGAGTCGCTTGTCGACATCATTCGCGCGGCGGTCGCCGGTCGTCGGGGAAATTATATGGTATATTTCCCATCGTATAAATACATGAACGCCGTTCGTGAAATCTTCACGGCGAAATGCCGTGATATCCGGGTTCTGGAACAATCTTCGGGAATGGATGAGGACGCCCGCGACGCATTTCTGAGGGAGTTCTCAGACGATGGATCTTCCACGCTCGTCGGCTTTGCTGTCATGGGAGGCATTTTCGGCGAGGGGATCGACCTGCGCGGAGAGCGGTTGATCGGCTCGATCATCGTCGGGGTCGGGTTGCCCCAGATCTGCCTCGAGCGGGACCTGATCCGCGATTTTTTCGAGCGGAAGTCGGGAACGGGCTTCGAGTTCGCCTACCGGTATCCCGGCATGAACCGTGTCATGCAGGCGGCGGGCAGGGTCATCCGGACGGAGCGGGACCGCGGCATTGTCCTGCTGATCGACGAACGGTTCCTCCGGCACGGGTATCGGAGCCTGTTTCCGAGCGAGTGGTCGCATGCCCGGACGATCCGCTCGGTCGACACGCTGAAACAGGCGGTGACGGCCTTCTGGAACAACATAAATAGGTAGCGCTATAGAACGCTTTTTCTCGGGCCGATGATCTCGAAAATTTCGACTTCGCTCTGTTTTCCCTTGACCTTCTCGATCCCGAGACGCTGGACATCGAACAGATGGCTGATGGGCTGGCAGGTTCTGCCGGAGATGATGATGTGCGTATGGGAGCCGTTTTTCGAGAGATCCTCGAGGCGTGCGGCCGTATTCACCGGGTCGCCGATGACGGTGTACTCGATCCTTCCCTGCGAAGAGCCGATGATGCCCGCCACGGCGATGCCCGTGTTGATGCCGATGCCGGCCTGGATGGTGAACAGGCCGGCCTGCTCGCGCCGCTGATTGAACCGGCGCAGTTCCTCGGTCATGTCGAGGGCCGCCTGAACCGCCCGCAGTTCGTCGTCGTTTCCCTCGTCGGGGTAGAACACCGCCATGATCGAGTCGCCGATGAACTTGTCGACGACGCCCCCGTGTCGTTCGATTGCCCCGGCCATGGCCTCCAGGAACCCGTTGAGCATCGTCACGACCGCCTGGGGCGGATGGACTTCGGTGATCGCGGTGAACGAGCGGATGTCGGAGAACAGCACGGTGACCTTGCGCTCCCGGCCCTCGGCATCCTGCCCGCGAAGATCGTTTCGAACGACGTTGCAGACGCTCTCGGACACGAATCTGGAAAGGCGCATCTTCTCCTGGAGGTGCTGGACCATCTCGTTGAACTTGTGCGCGACGACGCCGATCTCGTCCCCCGAAAGAACCGGGAACCGGAAGGTCAGGTCGCCCGCGCCGATCGTCGCAATGCCGGTCATCAGGGTGTCCAGCCCCCGGGTCATGAGGCTGGAGAAGCGGTTTGCCGTCAGAAGGCTGAGGAGGAGCCCGATGATCACCAGGAGGGCCGTCCGCCACACGATCGATGCCCGGACGCGATCCCTGAGAACGGCATTCTGGCTTGCATCGACGATCCCCACGACGGTTCCGGACGCGTTCCGGATCGGTGCGTAGGCGGTCTTCCAGTACCCATACATGTCGGATTCACCCGGGGAAAGGGACGGAGTGCCGTCCCAGGCTTTCAGCATGGCTGGAGTGATGTCGAAGATGGGATACCCCATGCAGAACGTGCCGGCAAGATGGTTGTGACCGTCGGCGACGGAGATGAAGTAATCACGCTTCTTCCGGTAGACGGCCAGCCAGGAAAACCGTGAGGCCTGCTGTGCCTTCTTCAGGAACGACCGCAAGTCCAGACAATACGGATCATCGTCGGACTCGATGGCCGCGAGCCTGTCGGGATCGATCGCAAGCGCCACCTGTGCGGCCTGCGACAGGAGATGCTCGTTCAATTCGCTTTCATATGCTTCTTCGACGTGGCGAAAAGTGAGGACGCTGCAGGCGAGCCCCGCAAGAACGACGAGGGAGCTGAACAGGAGAAAGACCTTCCATCTCAGTCGAAGCGGTCCTGAGTGCCACATGTGATCGATCCTCACCGATGAACGGCGCCGGTCGCACGGACCCAATTCCCGTCCGCGTCGAACACGTGTATGCAGGAATGAAACGCATCGGCGACCAGCAGTTCGCGCCGAGACTCCGCGTATGCCAGCCCGCCGAGCTGGAAAAACCGGCCTTTTCCGGCCGAGGCATCGGGAATACGCGGAACGAGCGCCTTCCGGAAACGCCAGTCGGCATCGAATACCGAAACCCGCATGGTCTCGAGCTCGGAACAGTAGAAATTCCCGGCACGATCTCGGCAGACGAACTGGGGAAACCGGACGCGGCCTTCCTCCTCTCCCGCTTCGACGACCGTTCGCAGAAAGGTTCCGTCGGGCCCGAAGAGCCGGAGACAGCTGTTGAAGGTATCGACGATGAGCATGTTCCCGTCGGGAAGCAGGCAGATGTCTTGGGGAAAATGGAGCTCACCGTTCTTGCGGCCGAACCTGCCGAATGTCGCCAGTGGTTGCCCGTCGCGGCGAACCCGTGTGAGTCTTGCCGTGTCGCCATCCGCGACGATGAGATCGCCGCCGGGCAAGGCCTGGAGTTGGAGAGGGAACTGAAGGGCCCTGTCGCGACCTTCCCAGACGATGCGATGAACTTGGTTCCCGTCGAAGTCAAAGAAGAGGATCTGGGAGATCTGGACGAGATCGGCATCATGTTTCGGACCGCCCGGAGTTCCCCGGGTTCGGTTGGCCACGGCAAATTCGGACGGGCCGGTGACTTCGAGACCCCAGAGAGGGAATTCTGTCGGATCGACGCCGGGAATGCGTAGCTCGCGTGAGTTTCGAAAATCGAGGTCCGAGATCAGGATCCGGCGGTTCCCGGTGTCCAGGATGAGGAGTCGCGTCTCGTCGCCCGTCAGTCGAAGTGTCGTGGGGCGATTCAGCATGTGGGGTTCCCGTCCGCAGCCTGTGGCAAAGGGAACGAGCAGGACGGCGAGAAACAGCAACCAGCCGACGCGCCCCCCGCTTCTCGGGAGAACGGTATGGCCGCATCTGGAGAACTTTCCTCTCGGTGACGCCCCGTCCATCGATCCTCTCTTTTCATCAAATTAGTGAGAAAAGAGGGGGGAGTCAAGTTTCGCTTTTCAAGCGCAGGAGAGATCGGGCGGTGATCGGGCTGTGAAACCCCGGGATCAGATCCATTCGGGAACGACGAGCTTGCCTGCGGCGCGAAGCCTTTCGATCAGCAGGGTGATGATGGCGGAACGGCGCATGATGCCGCGCTGGCGGAACGCGATATCCTCGTGGCCCGCGTTGGTGGCCCGGCCGATCAGAATGTTGATGCGGTCGGCGGAGCGCAGGGCCTGGCAGAGCTGCGTGACGCCGGTGTCCGGCTCGTATTCGACGGGGTCGGCCTCGAGGATGTTGAACACCTGGTTCAGCGTCACCGCGCCTTCCGTCACGAGATCGACCCCTTCCAGACGATATGCCGGCGGCGCGATCAGGCTTTGCCCGGCGGGTTCCATGCCGAGCGGCCTGCCGAGCCGGCGCGCGACGATCTGGGCCGTCGTGGCGCCGCAGACGATGTGCATGCCGGGCATCCGCAGGAAGCGGCCCGCGGTTTCCCCGTCGAGACGCTGGTCGGCGGGCGGTCCTGTAAATATATTGATAACGATACCGGTTCTCACCCGCGCGAGCAGGGTGGTGCAGTCGTCGCCGAAGGGGCCTTCCCAGTAGATGCGGGCCTGATCGTGCACGAGCCCGGCCATCTCGCTCATGGAGCGCCCCTCCGCGCGGCATTCGTCGAGATATCGTCTCACGCCTTCGGTGCTCCAGCCGAGCTTGATCGTTTTCCCGATGCCCGCCTGGGTGATACCGTCGCTCATCAGCATGATTCCTTCGCCGGGCTCCAGGAACAGGCCGGTTTCCCCGACGAGCTCGGTTTCGAGGGCGATAGTGCGCATCTGGAGGGCAACGGCGGCGTTGCGCGTCAGATACAGTGGCGTGGGCATCTCGTAGGAGAGAACCGTCGCCTCGCCGGTGTTGAGAAGGCGGATGGCGCTCAGAACGGCATAGGGAAGATCGGTGCCGCGCGCCTCGTGCATCGTGTGGACGACGCGCGAGAACGCCTGGCGCAT
The nucleotide sequence above comes from Candidatus Ozemobacteraceae bacterium. Encoded proteins:
- a CDS encoding adenylate/guanylate cyclase domain-containing protein: MWHSGPLRLRWKVFLLFSSLVVLAGLACSVLTFRHVEEAYESELNEHLLSQAAQVALAIDPDRLAAIESDDDPYCLDLRSFLKKAQQASRFSWLAVYRKKRDYFISVADGHNHLAGTFCMGYPIFDITPAMLKAWDGTPSLSPGESDMYGYWKTAYAPIRNASGTVVGIVDASQNAVLRDRVRASIVWRTALLVIIGLLLSLLTANRFSSLMTRGLDTLMTGIATIGAGDLTFRFPVLSGDEIGVVAHKFNEMVQHLQEKMRLSRFVSESVCNVVRNDLRGQDAEGRERKVTVLFSDIRSFTAITEVHPPQAVVTMLNGFLEAMAGAIERHGGVVDKFIGDSIMAVFYPDEGNDDELRAVQAALDMTEELRRFNQRREQAGLFTIQAGIGINTGIAVAGIIGSSQGRIEYTVIGDPVNTAARLEDLSKNGSHTHIIISGRTCQPISHLFDVQRLGIEKVKGKQSEVEIFEIIGPRKSVL
- a CDS encoding NHL repeat-containing protein — its product is MDGASPRGKFSRCGHTVLPRSGGRVGWLLFLAVLLVPFATGCGREPHMLNRPTTLRLTGDETRLLILDTGNRRILISDLDFRNSRELRIPGVDPTEFPLWGLEVTGPSEFAVANRTRGTPGGPKHDADLVQISQILFFDFDGNQVHRIVWEGRDRALQFPLQLQALPGGDLIVADGDTARLTRVRRDGQPLATFGRFGRKNGELHFPQDICLLPDGNMLIVDTFNSCLRLFGPDGTFLRTVVEAGEEEGRVRFPQFVCRDRAGNFYCSELETMRVSVFDADWRFRKALVPRIPDASAGKGRFFQLGGLAYAESRRELLVADAFHSCIHVFDADGNWVRATGAVHR
- a CDS encoding SpoIIE family protein phosphatase, translating into MGYLHVEVDAASSAKKRAAACGDVWSVERTPEATTILLSDGLGSGVKAAVAARMAVSRMTELLRRGFSMRQAFSRVVHTMHEARGTDLPYAVLSAIRLLNTGEATVLSYEMPTPLYLTRNAAVALQMRTIALETELVGETGLFLEPGEGIMLMSDGITQAGIGKTIKLGWSTEGVRRYLDECRAEGRSMSEMAGLVHDQARIYWEGPFGDDCTTLLARVRTGIVINIFTGPPADQRLDGETAGRFLRMPGMHIVCGATTAQIVARRLGRPLGMEPAGQSLIAPPAYRLEGVDLVTEGAVTLNQVFNILEADPVEYEPDTGVTQLCQALRSADRINILIGRATNAGHEDIAFRQRGIMRRSAIITLLIERLRAAGKLVVPEWI